Proteins found in one Aquibium microcysteis genomic segment:
- a CDS encoding phospholipase D-like domain-containing protein, with protein MSRADQASLRVIPGGLSVVEEAARDRGGIRPRGGPILRPGRNCWKLARAKRASVLVDGADYFAALEKAIRTATRSIVILGWDFDGRIRLRPDADERESPPLGQLLRAQVEANPELEVNILVWSESIVHTPGSTKEMLFGAAWQEHARIKVKLDTYHPIYAAHHQKIVTIDDCLAFSGGMDLTVGRWDRTPHRVHDPLRIDPDGKAYPAVHDVQMLVDGDAACVLAEVAKDRWRNATGGGAPLDCDCSHDYWPEGLVPDFVDVDVAVARTLPEYLDTEPVHEAVDLTIDAIESARDTIYIEAQYMTSSLLGDVIEKRLRALDGPEIVVVMAHECHGIIEKWVMGTNRDRLIRRLRQADRYGRLRILYPAIADGGETTQVFVHSKVVVIDDRFMRIGSSNLNNRSIGLDTECDVAIEAKNGAQARAVTRLRDRLVAEHIGVTAERFALEMERRGSLVAAIEALGGGKCRLLPFEAMSDEGPSHPVPGTRLLDPSRPYRILRLWDRFWRRRKLGR; from the coding sequence ATGTCCCGAGCCGACCAGGCCAGTCTGCGCGTCATTCCCGGTGGGCTGTCGGTCGTGGAGGAGGCTGCGCGCGACCGCGGCGGCATACGTCCTCGCGGCGGCCCTATCCTGCGTCCCGGGCGAAACTGCTGGAAGCTGGCAAGGGCGAAGCGTGCCTCCGTTCTCGTCGATGGCGCCGACTATTTCGCGGCCCTGGAGAAGGCGATCCGGACCGCCACCCGCTCCATCGTCATTCTCGGCTGGGATTTCGACGGCCGCATCCGGCTGCGTCCGGACGCGGACGAGCGCGAATCGCCGCCGCTCGGGCAGCTGCTGCGCGCCCAGGTCGAAGCCAATCCCGAACTCGAGGTGAACATCCTCGTCTGGAGCGAGTCGATCGTCCACACGCCGGGCTCGACGAAGGAGATGCTGTTCGGGGCGGCGTGGCAGGAGCACGCCCGCATAAAGGTCAAGCTCGACACCTATCATCCGATCTATGCGGCCCATCACCAGAAGATCGTCACGATAGACGACTGTCTCGCCTTCTCGGGCGGCATGGATCTGACGGTCGGCCGCTGGGACCGCACGCCGCATCGGGTGCATGATCCGCTGCGGATCGATCCGGACGGCAAGGCCTACCCTGCCGTCCATGACGTGCAGATGCTGGTCGACGGCGATGCCGCATGCGTGCTGGCCGAGGTCGCGAAGGATCGCTGGCGCAATGCCACCGGCGGCGGTGCGCCGCTCGACTGCGACTGCAGTCACGACTACTGGCCGGAAGGTCTGGTCCCCGACTTCGTCGACGTCGACGTGGCGGTCGCCCGCACGCTTCCGGAGTATCTCGATACCGAACCGGTTCACGAGGCAGTCGACCTGACCATCGACGCGATCGAAAGCGCCCGTGACACCATCTACATCGAGGCCCAGTACATGACGTCTTCGCTCCTCGGCGACGTCATTGAGAAGCGGCTGCGCGCCCTGGACGGGCCGGAAATCGTGGTGGTCATGGCGCATGAGTGCCACGGCATCATCGAGAAATGGGTGATGGGCACCAACCGGGACCGCCTGATCCGCCGCCTGCGCCAGGCTGACCGGTACGGGCGGCTGCGCATCCTCTATCCCGCCATTGCCGATGGCGGAGAGACGACCCAGGTCTTCGTCCATTCGAAGGTGGTGGTCATCGACGATCGCTTCATGCGGATCGGCTCGTCGAATCTCAACAATCGCTCGATCGGCCTCGACACCGAATGCGACGTGGCGATCGAGGCGAAGAACGGTGCCCAGGCGCGCGCGGTAACGCGTCTGCGCGACCGCCTCGTCGCCGAACACATCGGCGTGACGGCCGAACGTTTTGCTCTGGAGATGGAGCGGCGCGGCTCGCTGGTCGCGGCGATCGAGGCGCTCGGCGGCGGCAAGTGCCGGCTCTTGCCCTTCGAGGCGATGTCCGACGAGGGGCCTTCGCATCCGGTGCCCGGCACTCGCCTGCTCGATCCGTCACGTCCCTATCGCATCCTGCGGCTTTGGGATCGTTTCTGGCGCAGGCGCAAGCTCGGTCGCTGA
- a CDS encoding lysylphosphatidylglycerol synthase domain-containing protein, with product MTDTAAPPLAETSGNDRKDARPGARQPLGLSWSTWITIAAVILAAYLLYRTLSGYSYAEIVASVTSIPGARLAGAVGFMAASYLTLTMFDHLGLRYAGHRLPWRKAALASFTALSLGHSIGFAGISSGAIRYRFYARWGLSVEDVAKVVLFSGLTVSLGLMTLGGVALLARPDGAAQLTGLDSGLILAAGAGLLLLVAGYVLAAAFVTRTITIRRWAFRLPGLRLALSQVCVGALNFALVAACLHQAVAGFADVAYVTVATAYVTANTAALLAHVPGGLGVIEATVLHMIPGAGLIGAVLIFRFVYFLLPLPIGAASLIACEFIVRRR from the coding sequence GTGACCGATACCGCCGCGCCGCCGCTTGCAGAGACATCCGGGAACGACCGAAAGGACGCGCGCCCGGGCGCCCGGCAACCGCTCGGGCTGTCCTGGTCGACCTGGATCACGATCGCTGCCGTCATCCTCGCCGCCTATCTGCTGTACCGAACCCTTTCCGGCTACAGCTACGCGGAGATCGTCGCGTCGGTGACCAGCATCCCCGGTGCACGGCTTGCAGGGGCAGTCGGCTTCATGGCCGCGAGCTACCTGACGCTGACGATGTTCGACCATCTGGGGCTGCGCTATGCGGGGCACCGTCTTCCGTGGCGCAAGGCGGCACTGGCTTCCTTCACGGCGCTGTCGCTCGGCCACTCGATCGGCTTCGCCGGCATCTCCAGCGGCGCGATCCGGTACCGCTTCTATGCGCGGTGGGGACTGAGCGTCGAGGACGTCGCCAAGGTCGTGCTGTTTTCCGGGCTGACGGTGTCGCTCGGCCTGATGACGCTCGGCGGCGTCGCCCTCCTGGCCCGGCCCGACGGCGCGGCGCAGCTGACCGGGCTCGATTCCGGCCTGATCCTGGCCGCCGGAGCGGGGCTGCTTCTGCTCGTCGCCGGCTATGTCCTGGCCGCAGCCTTCGTCACGCGCACCATCACGATACGCAGATGGGCGTTCCGCCTGCCGGGACTGCGGCTTGCCCTTTCCCAGGTCTGCGTCGGCGCGCTGAACTTCGCGCTCGTGGCCGCCTGCCTGCACCAGGCCGTCGCCGGCTTTGCGGATGTCGCCTACGTGACGGTGGCGACCGCCTACGTCACCGCCAACACGGCCGCACTGCTGGCGCATGTTCCAGGCGGGCTGGGTGTGATCGAGGCCACAGTGCTGCACATGATCCCGGGAGCGGGTCTCATCGGCGCGGTGCTGATCTTCCGTTTCGTCTATTTCCTGCTGCCGCTGCCGATCGGTGCGGCGAGCCTGATCGCGTGCGAGTTCATCGTGCGCAGACGGTGA
- a CDS encoding endonuclease/exonuclease/phosphatase family protein: MNRLRIVTYNVHRCLGVDGRLSPARIAEVIAETRADVVALQELDVRRPRSGGIDQAEAIALELGMGNVHFHPALKIMEEEYGDAIITALPSRVIQAGALPGLERKPRIEPRGAIWARIELEGGPIDIINTHFGLRRWERRAQARCLLGREWLGRADPDVPMVLAGDFNSFPHGSVCGMIRKHLRDAHQIGSPKRRRPRRTYPSGFPVFRIDHIFVSRHFSVKSADTHRSVLSRAASDHLPLVADLIIEGRNDPPFMESHLVPDHPARQGVDTAPTKACP, encoded by the coding sequence GTGAACCGGCTCAGGATCGTCACCTACAACGTCCATCGTTGTCTCGGCGTCGACGGCAGGCTTTCGCCCGCGCGCATCGCGGAAGTGATCGCGGAGACGCGGGCCGATGTCGTGGCACTGCAGGAGCTGGACGTCCGTCGCCCGCGCAGCGGCGGAATAGATCAGGCCGAGGCGATCGCGCTCGAACTCGGCATGGGCAACGTCCACTTTCATCCGGCGCTGAAGATCATGGAGGAGGAGTACGGCGACGCCATCATCACCGCACTACCCTCTCGTGTCATCCAGGCCGGGGCGCTGCCAGGGCTCGAGCGCAAGCCGCGCATAGAGCCGCGCGGCGCGATCTGGGCCCGGATCGAGCTGGAGGGCGGCCCCATCGACATCATCAACACGCATTTCGGCCTCCGCCGCTGGGAGCGGCGCGCGCAGGCGCGCTGCCTGCTGGGTCGGGAGTGGCTCGGCCGTGCGGACCCGGACGTGCCGATGGTGCTGGCAGGGGACTTCAATTCGTTTCCGCACGGCTCGGTCTGCGGCATGATCCGAAAGCACCTGCGCGATGCGCACCAGATCGGCTCGCCGAAGCGCCGGCGACCGCGCCGCACCTACCCGTCCGGGTTCCCCGTCTTCCGGATCGACCACATCTTCGTCAGCCGTCATTTCTCCGTCAAATCGGCCGATACCCATCGCAGCGTGCTGAGCCGCGCCGCATCCGATCACCTGCCGCTCGTCGCCGACCTGATCATCGAAGGACGGAACGATCCTCCCTTCATGGAATCCCACCTCGTTCCGGATCATCCGGCGCGGCAGGGCGTCGACACGGCTCCAACGAAGGCCTGCCCGTGA
- a CDS encoding DUF982 domain-containing protein, translating into MRSAQQAFEVLSRPDWPVRGIEHAQAVDAALKVVDGHRSAVDARDALVRAAREAGTLVEN; encoded by the coding sequence GTGCGTTCGGCGCAGCAGGCCTTCGAGGTCCTGTCGCGCCCGGACTGGCCGGTGCGGGGGATCGAGCACGCGCAGGCCGTCGATGCGGCGCTGAAGGTGGTCGACGGACACCGGTCGGCCGTCGATGCGCGCGACGCACTCGTCCGCGCTGCACGCGAAGCGGGGACGCTCGTGGAGAATTGA
- a CDS encoding superoxide dismutase family protein: MTKTLLALLLAGGCAVSAAHAQAVSASANMIDLEEREVGTVTFQSTRSGMLRVIVELTDLPPGTLGFHVHETGDCAIADSFASAGGHYAADASHGVESEDGPHPGDFPNIHVAENGVVKVEFFTDRLSLGDGENPLMDEDGSAVVVHSGPDDYTTQPSGESGDRIACGVIRQ, from the coding sequence ATGACGAAGACCCTTCTCGCCCTTCTCCTCGCCGGTGGATGCGCCGTTTCAGCGGCTCACGCGCAGGCTGTCTCCGCTTCCGCGAACATGATCGACCTCGAAGAACGGGAGGTGGGAACCGTCACGTTCCAGAGCACGCGCTCCGGCATGCTGCGCGTGATCGTCGAACTGACGGATCTGCCGCCCGGCACTCTCGGCTTCCATGTCCACGAGACCGGAGACTGTGCGATTGCCGATTCATTCGCATCCGCCGGTGGCCACTATGCCGCCGATGCGAGCCACGGAGTCGAGAGCGAGGACGGTCCGCATCCTGGCGACTTCCCCAACATCCACGTTGCCGAGAACGGTGTCGTCAAGGTCGAGTTCTTCACCGATCGTCTCTCCCTGGGCGACGGCGAGAACCCGCTGATGGACGAGGATGGTTCGGCGGTGGTGGTCCATTCCGGCCCCGACGACTACACCACTCAGCCCTCCGGCGAGTCCGGCGACCGGATCGCGTGCGGCGTCATCCGCCAATAG
- a CDS encoding DUF3072 domain-containing protein, whose amino-acid sequence MIDDSNPKVADESNTRKDPDDWVSGDEPMTGAQRSYLKTLSEQAHDPESYEEGLTKAEASRRIDALKDKLRL is encoded by the coding sequence ATGATCGACGACAGCAATCCGAAAGTCGCGGACGAGTCCAACACCCGCAAGGATCCGGACGACTGGGTCAGCGGCGACGAGCCCATGACGGGCGCGCAGCGCTCATACCTCAAGACATTGTCGGAACAGGCACACGATCCCGAGAGCTACGAGGAGGGGCTGACAAAGGCCGAAGCCTCCCGACGGATCGACGCGCTGAAGGACAAACTCAGGCTCTGA